The Micromonospora violae DNA segment CCGGGGCAACGCCGAAGCGTTGATCAACTACTACTACGAGCCGGCGGTCGCGGCGAAGCTCGCCGCGTACGTCAACTACATCTGCCCCGTCAACGGCGCCCAGGCCGAGATGGAGAAGATCGACCCCGAGCTGGCCACCAACCCGCTGATCTTCCCCGACGACGCGGTGCTGGCGAAGTCCACGGTGTTCATGACCCTGGACGAGAAGCAGGAGAAAGAGTACGAGGGCAAGTTCCAACAGGTCATCGGGGCGTGACGAGGATGGTGCGCGAGACACCCGGCGGCGACCTGCGCCTGGCCAACCTCACCAAACGGTTCGGCGTCGTCACCGCGGTCGACGAGCTGAACCTGACCATCGAGCAGGGTTCGTTCTTCGCGCTGCTCGGCGCGTCCGGCTGCGGCAAGACCACCACGTTGCGGATGATCGCCGGCCTGGAGGAGCCGACCAGCGGCCAGGTGCTGCTCGGCGACCGGGACATCACCCGGCTGCGACCGTACCGGCGACCGGTCAACACCGTCTTCCAGAGCTACGCGCTCTTCCCGCACCTCAACGTCTTCGAGAACGTGGCCTTCGGGCTGCGCCGACGCGGCATCCGCTCGGTCGACGACGAGGTCACCCGGATGCTGTCGCTCGTGCAGCTCGACGGCTACGGCAACCGCCGTCCCGCCCAGCTCTCCGGCGGTCAGCAGCAGCGGGTCGCACTGGCCCGCGCGCTGATCAACCGACCGCAGGTGCTGCTGCTCGACGAACCGCTGGGCGCTCTCGACCTCACGCTGCGCCGGCAGATGCAGATCGAGCTGAAGCGCATCCAGGCCGAGGTCGGCGTCACCTTCGTCCACGTCACCCACGACCAGGAGGAGGCCATGACCATGGCCGACACCGTCGCGGTGATGAACGCCGGCCGGATCGAACAACTCGGCCCACCGGCCGACCTCTACGAACTGCCGTCCACCGCCTTCGTGGCGACCTTCCTCGGCCAGTCCAACCTGCTCGCCGGCGAGGCCACCGCCGTCGTCGGCGGCGACGTCGCGGTGACGGCGCACGGCACCCGCTTCTCCGTGCCCGCCGGCCGGTCCCGGGCCGACCACGGCCCGGTCCACCTGGGGGTACGCCCGGAGAAGCTGATGCTGGTCGGCTCCGCCGACCAGGTGCCCGCCGGGCATCAACACGTCGCCGGTGTGGTCACCGACGCCTCCTACGTGGGGGTCAGCACGCAGTACCTGCTGCGCACCGGCTGGGGTACCGAGGTGTCGGTCTTCGCCGCCAACAGCGGATCGTCGACGCGGCTGGCGGTCGGCAGCGAGGCCGTCGCGTACTGGGATCCGCAGCACGCGTTCCTGCTGCCCCGCGACACCGTCGACAGTGACCGGACGTCGGCGGGGCGCGACGAACCGGTGGGTGTGTCGCGGTGACCCTCCGGGCTCCGAGCGGGCCGGCGCATCCGACACCGGCAGCCCGGTCCGGGGGGCGCCGGCTCCTGCCGTACCTCCTGTTGTTGCCCGGCGCGGCCTGGCTGTTGCTCTTCTTCGGTGTGCCGCTGGTGCAGTTGGCGGCGGCCAGCCTGTACGACCCCAGCGGTTCGCTCTCCACCGGGTACGCGATGACCTGGGCGTTCGGCAACTACCCGGACGTGGTGCAGGCGTACTGGCCGCAGTTTCTGCGCTCGTTCGGCTATGCCGGATCGGCCCTGGTGCTGGCGCTGCTGCTGGGTTACCCGCTGGCCTACGCCATCGCGCAGCGGGCCGGCCGGTGGAAGAACCTGCTGCTGGTGTGCGTCGTCGCGCCGATGTTCACCAGCTTCCTGGTCCGCACGCTGGCCTGGAAGACGATCCTGTCGGACCACGGCGCGCTGGTAGGTCTGCTGCGTGACGTGCACCTGCTCGGCCCGGACGGCCGGCTGCTGGCCACGCCGTTCGCGGTGGTGCTCGGCCTCACGTACAACTTCCTGCCGTTCCTGGTGCTGCCGCTGTACGTCAGCCTGGAGCGAATGGACCGCCGGGTGCTGGAGGCGGCAGCCGACCTGTACGCGAACCCGGTGCAGGTGTTCCGCCGGGTGACACTGCCGCTGTCCAGGCCCGGCCTGGTCGCCGGCACGCTGCTGTTCTTCATCCCGGCCAGCGGCGACTACATCAACGCGGAACTGCTCGGCACCCCGAACGAATACATGATCGGCAACGTGATCGACTCGGCGTTCCTGGTGCGACTGGACTACCCGCAGGGTGCCGCGCTGTCGTTCCTGCTGATGGCGGCGATCCTCGCGGTGGTCTTCGGTTACCTGCGTCGGGCGGGGACGGAGGACGTGCTGTGAGATTGTCCCGCTGGCTGGCGGACCGCTGGGTGATGATCGTGGCGTTGCTGGTACTCGGCTACCTGGCGCTACCGGTCCTGGTGGTGGCCGCGCTGTCGTTCAACCGGCCGTCGAGCCGGCTGTCGTACGACTTCAACGAGTTCACCCTCGACAACTGGCGGCAGCCGTGCGCCACCTCGGACATGTGCGCCGCCGTGGTCCGCAGCGTGCAGATCGGCTTCCTCGCCACCGTGGTCGCCACCGTGCTCGGCACCCTGATGGCGTTCGCGCTGGTCCGGCACCGCTTCCGCGGCCGGTCCGGGATCAACGTGCTGGTCTTCCTGCCGATGGCCGCCCCCGAGGTGGTGATGGGCACGTCGTTGCTGGCCCTGTTCGTGTCGGCGGGCGTACCGCAGGGATTCTGGACGATTGTGATCGCGCACGTGATGTTCTGCCTGTCGTTCGTGGTGGTCACCGTGAAGGCGCGGCTCGCCGGGATGGATCGGCGGCTGGAGGAGGCGGCCATGGACCTCTACGCCAGCGAGTGGCAGACCTTCCGGCGGATCACCCTGCCGCTGGTGTTCCCCGGCATCGTGGCCGCCGCGTTGCTGGCCTTCTCGTTGAGCTTCGACGACTTCATCATCACGAACTTCAACGCCGGCACCACTGTCACGTTCCCGATGTACGTCTGGGGCGCTGCCCAGCGTGGCATCCCACCGCAGGTCAACGTGATCGGCACCGCGATGTTCGCGGTGGCGCTGCTGCTCGTCGGGCTCAGTTCGCTACGCGGCCGGTGGAGACGCCTGCGGTGACTCGGCCCCGCTGACGGCATCGCGACAGATCCGTCGCCGCCGTGGAGTGTCGACTGTGCATCGGTGCGATGCGGGCGATCCGCGGCTTTTGGTGGTGCTGACACCTGCACGATCGGCCCTACCCCGCCGACCTGGCGGGCCGCCGTGTCTGTCGACTCGTCGCCCGCCAGCGCGCCCACCGCCCGTCCCCGTCGAGCGAAAGGCGCAGGTGACGAGCGCGACGGTGGATATTGCGCGCTGTGTTTGCGACGACACTCATCGCCGTGACGATGCAACCACCACAGAACCCGGGGTCGCCGTACCCGCCACCGTTCGGCCAGGCGCCCCAACCGAACTGGTTCCGCCGGGCCAGCCCCGGCCGCCGGGCCGCCGTGATCCTCGGCTCGGTGACCCTGTCGATCCTGCTGCTCTGCTGCGCCGGCACCGCCATCGTCAGCGCGTTGACCGGCGAGGGGGACCAGGCGCGGCCCGGCACCGCCGCTGAGCCGCCGCCGCAGCAGCCGATCCTGGCGGCCCCCGGCGAGCCGACCGAGGAGGCCCCCGTTCAGGAGGAGTCGCCGCTCGCCGAGCCCTCGTCGGCCGTACCCAGCCCGGCCGACGCGGTAGCCGCGCCCGTGGTGCAGGTGACGACCGTGACGGAGCAGGCCGCGATCAGGTACAGCGAGCGGACCGTCAAGGACTCGTCATTGACCGCAGGCAAGCGGGTCGTCCGGACCAAGGGCGTGAACGGCGTCCGAACCTTGACGTACGAGGTGACCACCACCGACGGGGTGCGGACGGCCAAGAAGTTGGTCAAGTCCGCCGTGACGAAGCAGCCGGTGACCCAGGTCGTCGCCGTAGGCACCAAGAAGCCGACGTCGTCGAAGTGCGACCCGAACTACAGCGGCTGCGTCCCGATCGCCAGCGACGTCGACTGCGCGGGTGGGAGTGGCAACGGCCCCGCCTACGTCAGCGGACCGATCAGAGTGATCGGCAACGACATCTACGACCTGGACCGAGACGGCGACGGCATAGCCTGCGACTAATCCCCCCCGCCCCCCCGCCCTCGCCCCCGCCCCCGCCCCCGCCCCCGCCCCCGCCCCCGCCGGGGTCGATCATGGAGTTGTGGTGGGCGAAAGATGCGACGTCGGTGCTTTTGTCCACCACCATAACTCCATGATCGACCCGGATGATCGGCTTGTCGCTTAGCACGGTCAGGGCGGGCTGCGGGGGTTGTGCACAGGGTGGGTGGTTATCCACAGAACGTGTTGTCGGGGTTGGGGGTTGGTGGCCTGGTGCTGCAGATTTCTGCGGCATGGCAGCGCCTCTGTATCGATACTCGGAGTTACTCGCGGCTGGCCTCAGCCGAGAACAAGTGCGCAGGCTGACCGAGCTGTCCCGTTTGCACCGGCTGACGCGGAGCGTCTACGCGCCATCGGCCGACCAGGCCAGGCGGCTCGCGGCAATCTTCCAGCGGCTGCCCGCGAGCGCCGTCGTCGGCTTTCACACCGGCGCGCAGCTGCATGGCTTCGGCGACGTGCAAAGCCCTGAAGTGCACGTGATTGTGCCAGCAGGGGAGAGGATCCCCCGCATACGAGACGTGGTTATCCACGAGGCGGTGCTGCCGGTGCGCGACCCGGTGCTGCTGGTCGGGGTGCCCTGTGCGCCCGCCGCCAGGTGCGCAGTGGACCTGGCCCGGTCGTTGCATCGGATGGAAGCGATGCCGCTGCTGGACCTTTGCCTTCGCGTAGGCGCCTGTCAGCCCGAGGAACTCAGGGTCGAGGTCGCTCGGCACGACCGGCTGCGTGGAGTCTGTCAGGCACGCGATCTCGTGCCACGCGCCGATCCTCGGGCAGAGTGCCGGCAGGAGAGTCAGCTGCGCCTGGTGCTGATGGACGGCGGTCTGCCAACGCCCGAGCCGCAGGTCTGGGTCCGGGACAGCAGCGGGATACCGCTCTACCGCCTGGATCTTGGATATCGGCGACACCGCGTCGGTGTCGAGTACGACGGGTCGTCCCATCTGGACCGTGCCCGCCTCCGGCGCGATCGGGCTCGAGCGAACTGGCTCGCCGCCAACGGCTGGCAAATGCGCCACTTCACGGACCACGACCTCTACCGCCGCCCCGCCTACATCATCCGAACCCTGATCCCCCTCCTCTGCCCCTAGCCCCGCTCCTATTCTCGGGCCCGCACTCGCCCCTATCCCCGCGTCGATCATGGAGTTGTGGCGCCTCACGAAAGGCGCGAAACGGGATTCAGCGGCCACCACAACTCCATGATCGACGGGGGAGGGTGGGTGCGGCGGCGCGAGGGCACCGTGGGTGGTCCCTGTTGTGGCGCAGCTCACTCTTGACCGGTGACTGCCGGGGCCGCCGGGGA contains these protein-coding regions:
- a CDS encoding ABC transporter ATP-binding protein — its product is MVRETPGGDLRLANLTKRFGVVTAVDELNLTIEQGSFFALLGASGCGKTTTLRMIAGLEEPTSGQVLLGDRDITRLRPYRRPVNTVFQSYALFPHLNVFENVAFGLRRRGIRSVDDEVTRMLSLVQLDGYGNRRPAQLSGGQQQRVALARALINRPQVLLLDEPLGALDLTLRRQMQIELKRIQAEVGVTFVHVTHDQEEAMTMADTVAVMNAGRIEQLGPPADLYELPSTAFVATFLGQSNLLAGEATAVVGGDVAVTAHGTRFSVPAGRSRADHGPVHLGVRPEKLMLVGSADQVPAGHQHVAGVVTDASYVGVSTQYLLRTGWGTEVSVFAANSGSSTRLAVGSEAVAYWDPQHAFLLPRDTVDSDRTSAGRDEPVGVSR
- a CDS encoding ABC transporter permease; the protein is MTLRAPSGPAHPTPAARSGGRRLLPYLLLLPGAAWLLLFFGVPLVQLAAASLYDPSGSLSTGYAMTWAFGNYPDVVQAYWPQFLRSFGYAGSALVLALLLGYPLAYAIAQRAGRWKNLLLVCVVAPMFTSFLVRTLAWKTILSDHGALVGLLRDVHLLGPDGRLLATPFAVVLGLTYNFLPFLVLPLYVSLERMDRRVLEAAADLYANPVQVFRRVTLPLSRPGLVAGTLLFFIPASGDYINAELLGTPNEYMIGNVIDSAFLVRLDYPQGAALSFLLMAAILAVVFGYLRRAGTEDVL
- a CDS encoding ABC transporter permease, with the protein product MRLSRWLADRWVMIVALLVLGYLALPVLVVAALSFNRPSSRLSYDFNEFTLDNWRQPCATSDMCAAVVRSVQIGFLATVVATVLGTLMAFALVRHRFRGRSGINVLVFLPMAAPEVVMGTSLLALFVSAGVPQGFWTIVIAHVMFCLSFVVVTVKARLAGMDRRLEEAAMDLYASEWQTFRRITLPLVFPGIVAAALLAFSLSFDDFIITNFNAGTTVTFPMYVWGAAQRGIPPQVNVIGTAMFAVALLLVGLSSLRGRWRRLR
- a CDS encoding G5 domain-containing protein codes for the protein MQPPQNPGSPYPPPFGQAPQPNWFRRASPGRRAAVILGSVTLSILLLCCAGTAIVSALTGEGDQARPGTAAEPPPQQPILAAPGEPTEEAPVQEESPLAEPSSAVPSPADAVAAPVVQVTTVTEQAAIRYSERTVKDSSLTAGKRVVRTKGVNGVRTLTYEVTTTDGVRTAKKLVKSAVTKQPVTQVVAVGTKKPTSSKCDPNYSGCVPIASDVDCAGGSGNGPAYVSGPIRVIGNDIYDLDRDGDGIACD
- a CDS encoding DUF559 domain-containing protein, producing MRRLTELSRLHRLTRSVYAPSADQARRLAAIFQRLPASAVVGFHTGAQLHGFGDVQSPEVHVIVPAGERIPRIRDVVIHEAVLPVRDPVLLVGVPCAPAARCAVDLARSLHRMEAMPLLDLCLRVGACQPEELRVEVARHDRLRGVCQARDLVPRADPRAECRQESQLRLVLMDGGLPTPEPQVWVRDSSGIPLYRLDLGYRRHRVGVEYDGSSHLDRARLRRDRARANWLAANGWQMRHFTDHDLYRRPAYIIRTLIPLLCP